atataatacattttatgaccAAATAATCTTAGAGTTTTGAGAATGTAATTTCTGTTTCGAGAAATGAGCCAAATCAATggagaaaaactgtaatatgAGTATTTTAGTATTATCTTAATCTGTACACAAAAATCATACTTATACTCACCCATATGTGCCATGGGGGTGGAGGCTGTGGGGTGTTGTTGGTGCTGCTGCCCTGCCGGGTGGTTGACTGTCGGTGATTTACTGAGTCCTCCAAGGGAGTGGATCTTGTTCATATTTGACAATGGAGAATAAGAGGAGGGAGTTGCTATGTGGCTCCTCGAGAAACAAGTTGAAGATTGGATTATTAGACGTATGTCAAAAACCACATGTCTTTTTTCAAGTCGTGTCATTCACATGATCATACACACTATTGTTAGCGCATCATAGTGACTTACGGTCTTTGTAGCAGctgctgttgtgtttgttgCCTGTAGGTGTCCACAAGGGGCTGTGGGACCAGCTCCACCAGCTCCAGACTGTCTTTAATCCTCATCAGCAGTTCAAAATTTTCTCGACCACGTACCTGCACACAAAGTGTTATAAAGTATATTTGTTACAGCTTAGTTACCAAAACAGCATtggtcaatcaatcaatctaaATAATAAAAGCCTCTTACAGGAATATAGTAAATCTCCTCATCTCCATGCCGCCGCTTCCTTATGTTAACATTTGGGCTAGGAATATTGGGTGGGCTCTGTTTGAAATCTGGGAATGACAGATAACAGAACATATTCCAGAGTCTCAGACACttaaaatgacaacaatcatataccaatatataaaCCACTTACTGCGCTTGTTGACAGTGCCATTCTTTGCCACACTTTCATTCAGAGCTTGCTGTTCCCTGACATGGTCCTCATCTGCTTTACGATCTCGGCCAGGACACGCACATATCCTGCCTTCAAATGACCTCCGACCCAGCACTTGTCCACTGAAGAGGTGTCGTAAATCAGTAGTGGTTAAAATAACAAAAGCTTAGTTGATGATAgtagacacatactgtatttaatacCAACAAATCAAATTGGTACGGTGTTGCCATCATAGCATATTGACATAGTACAGTTGATTTTGGATAGGATGTCTATTGCAATGATGACTCACTCTCTGGTTTCCAAAgtaatgatgatgaggatgggTCTCCTGTTCATTCCACCCACACAGCTGCTATTGCACATGAAGTTGTACAAGATGGTGGTAAACTCTGTCCCCACCTGCATCATTCAATAACAAACCTTTTGTTGGAATGTTGGCAGCCTACCATCAGAGGGCAATGTTGTAGTTCACATTGTTTTTGGAACAAGGTTGCTTTTGGTTCAGTAATTATttcaaacacatacagtacagtatttctGTGGCTTCAAGTTGAGTTATGCATTGATTTAATGATGTCCCTAATGGCCAATCCCCCAAATATCAAGCTGTGCTTGGgtcattatgtgtgtgtgaataagaAGCGCCTACCTGCGGAGTCTCGTAGGGGACAAAGACGCTCTGACGGCCTGTTACAGGATCATCCACATACTGACAGAGATTATTCCCCTCCACTCGGATGAGATGACTGGCTGGGGCTACTTGGCCTGTAAATGAAGAACCAGTCAAATGAAAGTTGTGGATGTGGTTGGTTGGCCATGTATTTATATCTTTATAGAACAGCTAATCATTTTATCTTTAAAAGGGGTTAGGTAGCACTACCGTCATTAAAATCCCGTCCTAGCTCGTGGTTGGGGCAACGCTTCACCACTTCTGTGACATGCTCCGCCTTCTTGAAGACAGGCATTGCTCTTAAGATGCTGCCATGGGGAGGGGAGGAGGACAGCTTGATCTGGATGGGGCACGTTTTGGCAATCTGACAGTAGAGCTTTTTCAGCAAAGGAGAGTActggaggaaaaataatatgcaCAAGgggagaaaaatgaaaaagaatgaaattaCTATAAAGCAAGATGACGCCATTGCCAATAAATATTCAACTTCAATATTCAACTTATATATGATGAGgtatgctaatggtaatggttttattttatttgaacgtGGGTTGCATTACATTTATACTAGGGACACTTGTCATAAACATAATGCATTTTGCCATATACGGTTATGGAacgtacatttcgtcattatacGTATTCGTGGTTAAAGGTCTTTCCAGATTTCTTAGGGCAACCTATTAACAGAGTTACAATAATCCAACCTGGAGGGCGCAGAAGCATGGCCAAGTTGgttgtgcttttgttttttcctttaccCTGTTTACTACACCGCTGCCTCTGCATCTTGGGTTCCGGTCATGGCATTGCGCTCCTGCATGAAAAAGTTCCAATATATATTTGACTGCAGCACTCGGATGCCATCAGAAGTGTCTCGACTTGTCCACCACAATGACTGATGTACATGTGCAGCAACAACACATGAATTGGGTTGCATCACTGCTCAAAGAGAAGATCACCATGAATAAAGTAACACTTCCTGTTGAGACAAGAGATGCTGATGGATCAACTTGAGTTCAGCTCAGGAGGCCAAAGACAAGGATAAAGGATAAAGTAGGGTGAAAAGGAAATGTAGTATATCCCCAAGGGGTACTGACTAAAACTAATAAAGACTAATTGTTCTGTGTTAGCTCCTATTTTTGGAGTGTTTTAGCTGCTTTACAAAGTACAAATACATTTACTTGGTATCGAATGTAAATAAATCCATAAAATCAACAGTAAAAGTAGTAGtattaaaaaatccaaatgagATTTAGTGTTCTGTAAAATGTTAGCACATCCTCTTTGTTGGATGCAGACCATCTTTAAGTCACTACATTGTGGTCCACTGAAAGCAGGTCTTGACAGGTTCCTGGAAACGGAGTGATAATTGCTTAATCGCCATCCATGGATGCAAGAAACAGCTTGCCTAGTGAGAATTGACATAATTCCCAATTTGTTTATGTAATACAGTCATGCTGGTATTGAAGAAGGCAATAATGTGGTGGTCCTTATAGGGATATTTTCAACCACAGTATATATTTCTTCAGTACTATATGTTGTATTATACTACCCTGAGATAAAGAATAAGCAATTAAATCATATGTTATACAATGTTATTATAAATTTAGGAAGACCACTGCCCAATAGATTGATggctggatgaatggaaggaagaaaggatggaATAGgacaagacagacagacagacgttCAGGCTGCTGAGGATGTTCATTGAAAAAGAAACGAGAGATGCATTTCACGGGGCATGTTGGGACCTGCATCCTATTGGACAGAAGCTAATAGCTTGGATGAGCAGCTTCTGACAGGCCAACTTGGAATGCATGCAAGGACTTGCACCCTCTACACACCACAGCCCCACACAACCAACCcaaacacatccacacacatagtctgtacagtacacaaagacacaaactaaaaagaaaaatcaatgcTTATGGAAGAAATCTTCTAGAGGTGTTCGATCTCATTTTCAGGTGTAGTGACACTTCGACTGCTtgtgagacaaaaaaatcagCTCTACGGGGGTCAAGAAGTCTTGACtccttaataataatacgcTGCCGGATGAGCATTCGGAAATGAtcagaatgtttttttctgttcttgGAAAGCTGCTTCCTCTAATGGGTGCAGACCAAGCCTTGCATCACTCATTGAGGTGACAACTTGAGAAGGCCCGATTTGATGGGTGATGCACAGGAAATAAAAGCTCCAACCAGCTTAGCATACATGAAAGTGTGGAGCACAGAGACTGGCatacattttgtgtgtattagaaaataataatgCCCTCCTTCAcagaatttgaatttgaaaacaCTAGTTACCTTATAACTACTCCTTTTATGCGAGGGCTAACTTTGATGACTAATTTAATACACAGATGTCGCATCATGTCATGTCTTATCAATATGCTCTTCATGTGAAAACAATTACATGTATTGTGTGCTTTGCATATATTAACGTTCAATTCTGTGTGCATATACAATATAAGACCACATGTCATACGAACTGTATGTTGAGGTGCTAATGCATCAATCTTATCACAACAAAACATTTAAGGCAATTTCATTAAGACTGTAAGTCGTCTGCAGTCTCTCCTGTTCAGCCTTGGCACAGAGGCATATGAATGATCTTCACAATACTTCTTCTGATGCCTTATCATCATTATCTTCACCTGTGTTAGACAAGTCTTACTCTCACACTCATAACACAAGCTTCAATGGCCTAAAAACCTCAGACAGATGGATTTCACactggaaaatgaaaatatatacgtTTCCCAGCATTTTTACTCCTCATTATTCTTTAAATTGTGATTCTTCCAAACACAAAGGGTAGAGGTGACACTTAAGACACCAGAGTTGACAGGTTTAAGTGCGTTAAAgccagaggaaaaacaaaataaaaagccaaaaggtcaaaggtcatgccACTGAAGGATCCTCTTACATCACTGAGAGCTATGTGAAAAAAGCCCACCATGCATGGTTACCTCCAGCAAACACAGACGAGTCCCTCAAACAGGCACACATACATTCACCCACACAGGATGAGTGATGGAAGTGTAGTTTCTCTTTCTTAGGAGGTCAAATGTATGATAGTCCGAGGTGTCACCTTTTCACAGGAGTGCACAGgtcgtgtgtgtgggtgtgtgtgggtgtgtttgtgtttttggggGCTAGGGTATACATCTGTTTACACCATTACACCATGAGGCCCCACTTCCCATTCTCAAACAACGATGTAAAGCTAGCAtgggtattttttaaattcttttaaaactgcattattCTTCCTTAGTTTGATGGATAACAACTACTACGACTGGCAGTGGTCATTTGTTTTAGTTATCATAGAATAATACTACCACAAAGTCAGCATTTGAtccacaatattttttaaaagtcaaataCCAAATACCAAACCAAATGCATTACTGTATTAATGTAGTTCAATAATATGATAAATTAGTACATCAggtaatgaaatacaaataatcGACTGCAATAAAAAGATGTGAAACGTGAGGCAAAGTTGCATTAACTTCATTAGATTTGACTTACAATAAAGCAGACGAGATGAATCGTTGAATGAGCCGTTACTTTCTTTTGCACAGGACAAGCCTGCACATGCGCTACCTTGAATGCATGCAAGGGGTGTCCTGACAAGTGTTCATTTGTATGAGGGTGCATGGTGGCTCATtatggagagagaaaaaaatgataagTGCATACCAAGGCTTATTCAGTGTACTCACCGTCCATGTGGCTGACTTGGCGGTGCTAGACTGCTGGAAGGACACCTGGAAGGTGTGCGGTCCGGGGTAGTCCGTGTTGGAGGGGATGGCCGGAGCAGGAGAGAGGCCCTCGAAGGTGGAGTTGGGCTGAGAGTATGGTGAAGGGGTGGGCACGGCTGAAGAGGCGTTCTCGGAGCTGTAGGGGCTGGCGGGCCTGGCCCTGCTCCCCAGGCTCTCCATGCTGCTGCTGAGCAAGTTGTACTGGGACTGGTTGAGGGAAGAGCAGAGGAGAGAATGAGGGAGgtgaagagggaggagagagatgAAAGCAGGTAGAGATGCTGAAGACACAGCAGCTTCGGAGGTCAGGTTACACTGTCCAGGTGTGAgtgtatacttttttaaaaatgacaaatactataACCATAAAGcaaggaaaaaatattatttattacatgaTCTACACAGCAGCCACCTCGGGTCCACCTGATTACAGGGTCATCTGCACTGTGCAATTGGCCGCCATTCACTAACGTGTTGGGTTTGAGAAGAAAGAAGGTTTGTTGCTCTAAGGTCTGTGAGTGATGACACACTTGTCAACGTTAACACCATCAGGCCCCTTTTTTAGCCGAGCACATATCatacaaatgttttcatttactTAGCCATACCC
This window of the Doryrhamphus excisus isolate RoL2022-K1 chromosome 10, RoL_Dexc_1.0, whole genome shotgun sequence genome carries:
- the tp73 gene encoding tumor protein p73 isoform X3, whose protein sequence is MYYVKKKSQYNLLSSSMESLGSRARPASPYSSENASSAVPTPSPYSQPNSTFEGLSPAPAIPSNTDYPGPHTFQVSFQQSSTAKSATWTYSPLLKKLYCQIAKTCPIQIKLSSSPPHGSILRAMPVFKKAEHVTEVVKRCPNHELGRDFNDGQVAPASHLIRVEGNNLCQYVDDPVTGRQSVFVPYETPQVGTEFTTILYNFMCNSSCVGGMNRRPILIIITLETRDGQVLGRRSFEGRICACPGRDRKADEDHVREQQALNESVAKNGTVNKRNFKQSPPNIPSPNVNIRKRRHGDEEIYYIPVRGRENFELLMRIKDSLELVELVPQPLVDTYRQQTQQQLLQRPSHIATPSSYSPLSNMNKIHSLGGLSKSPTVNHPAGQQHQQHPTASTPMAHMGHNMLNMQSNGDINGGHSSQTLLSASYCSPPPPYNPDPNLVSFLTSLGCQNFIEYFTSQGLQTIYHLQTLSVEELGALKIPEQTRLAIWRGLQDMKQSSSVQLPASSHHHDYHSQQLLRSSNNMAASAVAAIGAAGGELQRQRVMEAVHFRVRHTITIPNRSGVGGTGMAAATDEWADFGFDMPDCKVSRSKHSIKEEFMERDVH
- the tp73 gene encoding tumor protein p73 isoform X1, giving the protein MKDWRWIPFQRVICPSPEYPNSKMAQTSVNEDGGTFDHLWSSLEPDSTYYELPPGNQEGERSVPSTNTSGNQGSIAEISMDVYHMRDMSDNVLSQYNLLSSSMESLGSRARPASPYSSENASSAVPTPSPYSQPNSTFEGLSPAPAIPSNTDYPGPHTFQVSFQQSSTAKSATWTYSPLLKKLYCQIAKTCPIQIKLSSSPPHGSILRAMPVFKKAEHVTEVVKRCPNHELGRDFNDGQVAPASHLIRVEGNNLCQYVDDPVTGRQSVFVPYETPQVGTEFTTILYNFMCNSSCVGGMNRRPILIIITLETRDGQVLGRRSFEGRICACPGRDRKADEDHVREQQALNESVAKNGTVNKRNFKQSPPNIPSPNVNIRKRRHGDEEIYYIPVRGRENFELLMRIKDSLELVELVPQPLVDTYRQQTQQQLLQRPSHIATPSSYSPLSNMNKIHSLGGLSKSPTVNHPAGQQHQQHPTASTPMAHMGHNMLNMQSNGDINGGHSSQTLLSASYCSPPPPYNPDPNLVSFLTSLGCQNFIEYFTSQGLQTIYHLQTLSVEELGALKIPEQTRLAIWRGLQDMKQSSSVQLPASSHHHDYHSQQLLRSSNNMAASAVAAIGAAGGELQRQRVMEAVHFRVRHTITIPNRSGVGGTGMAAATDEWADFGFDMPDCKVSRSKHSIKEEFMERDVH
- the tp73 gene encoding tumor protein p73 isoform X4, whose translation is MKDWRWIPFQRVICPSPEYPNSKMAQTSVNEDGGTFDHLWSSLEPDSTYYELPPGNQEGERSVPSTNTSGNQGSIAEISMDVYHMRDMSDNVLSQYNLLSSSMESLGSRARPASPYSSENASSAVPTPSPYSQPNSTFEGLSPAPAIPSNTDYPGPHTFQVSFQQSSTAKSATWTYSPLLKKLYCQIAKTCPIQIKLSSSPPHGSILRAMPVFKKAEHVTEVVKRCPNHELGRDFNDGQVAPASHLIRVEGNNLCQYVDDPVTGRQSVFVPYETPQVGTEFTTILYNFMCNSSCVGGMNRRPILIIITLETRDGQVLGRRSFEGRICACPGRDRKADEDHVREQQALNESVAKNGTVNKRNFKQSPPNIPSPNVNIRKRRHGDEEIYYIPVRGRENFELLMRIKDSLELVELVPQPLVDTYRQQTQQQLLQRPSHIATPSSYSPLSNMNKIHSLGGLSKSPTVNHPAGQQHQQHPTASTPMAHMAF
- the tp73 gene encoding tumor protein p73 isoform X2, whose translation is MAQTSVNEDGGTFDHLWSSLEPDSTYYELPPGNQEGERSVPSTNTSGNQGSIAEISMDVYHMRDMSDNVLSQYNLLSSSMESLGSRARPASPYSSENASSAVPTPSPYSQPNSTFEGLSPAPAIPSNTDYPGPHTFQVSFQQSSTAKSATWTYSPLLKKLYCQIAKTCPIQIKLSSSPPHGSILRAMPVFKKAEHVTEVVKRCPNHELGRDFNDGQVAPASHLIRVEGNNLCQYVDDPVTGRQSVFVPYETPQVGTEFTTILYNFMCNSSCVGGMNRRPILIIITLETRDGQVLGRRSFEGRICACPGRDRKADEDHVREQQALNESVAKNGTVNKRNFKQSPPNIPSPNVNIRKRRHGDEEIYYIPVRGRENFELLMRIKDSLELVELVPQPLVDTYRQQTQQQLLQRPSHIATPSSYSPLSNMNKIHSLGGLSKSPTVNHPAGQQHQQHPTASTPMAHMGHNMLNMQSNGDINGGHSSQTLLSASYCSPPPPYNPDPNLVSFLTSLGCQNFIEYFTSQGLQTIYHLQTLSVEELGALKIPEQTRLAIWRGLQDMKQSSSVQLPASSHHHDYHSQQLLRSSNNMAASAVAAIGAAGGELQRQRVMEAVHFRVRHTITIPNRSGVGGTGMAAATDEWADFGFDMPDCKVSRSKHSIKEEFMERDVH